Proteins found in one Trichoplusia ni isolate ovarian cell line Hi5 chromosome 14, tn1, whole genome shotgun sequence genomic segment:
- the LOC113500507 gene encoding carbonic anhydrase 7, which produces MRSVALSTVIAILAVNVSLVLGWGYRASDQRRWAVLHPACGGRQQSPIAIAARQAIPISIPAMELIGYQNPLPGPLTTTNNGHSVALTIPKYSSEEEKKGFRLPYIFGGPLDNEYEIEGLHFHWGDKNNRGSEHTLNDMRLPLEMHIIHRNKKYRNLAEALQHPDGLCVLAFFYQVVEFDAKLLTPIVKNLSAIENYNTSMQLPHTFSLSSILSGLDTERFYTYKGSLTTPPCAEAVTWVVFSDYLPISVFQMDNFRGLLSNLNLPLVDNFRQLQPLFGRRIFVRITSKNPKFKKTKLHYSKWDWVGHKKAENDVAEFDE; this is translated from the exons ATGAGATCAGTGGCGTTATCAACTGTCATCGCCATTTTGGCGGTAAACG TATCTCTAGTCCTTGGCTGGGGCTACAGAGCCTCTGACCAGAGGCGCTGGGCAGTCCTGCACCCCGCGTGCGGTGGCCGTCAACAGTCACCCATCGCCATCGCCGCCCGCCAAGCTATCCCCATCTCAATCCCTGCTATGGAGCTCATCGGATACCAGAACCCACTGCCCGGACCTCTAACAACCACCAATAACGGACATTCAG TGGCGCTCACCATCCCCAAATACAGTTCAGAAGAAGAAAAGAAAGGCTTCCGTCTCCCGTACATCTTCGGCGGTCCCTTAGACAATGAGTACGAAATTGAAGGCCTCCACTTCCACTGGGGAGACAAGAACAACCGTGGTTCTGAACACACCCTGAACGACATGCGACTTCCCTTAGAAATGCACATCATACACAGGAACAAAAAGTACAGGAACCTCGCCGAAGCGCTCCAGCACCCCGATGGTCTCTGCGTACTTGCTTTCTTCTACCAG GTAGTTGAATTCGACGCCAAGCTCCTGACGCCTATCGTAAAGAACCTGTCAGCCATCGAGAACTACAACACCAGCATGCAGCTGCCCCACACCTTCTCCCTATCGTCCATCCTGTCCGGCCTCGACACTGAGAGGTTCTACACATACAAAGGATCCCTGACCACTCCCCCTTGCGCTGAAGCCGTCACATGGGTTGTGTTCTCTGACTACCTGCCTATTTCAGTGTTCCAG ATGGACAACTTCCGCGGCCTGCTCTCTAACCTGAACCTGCCTCTCGTGGACAACTTCAGGCAGCTTCAACCACTATTCGGCCGGCGTATATTCGTTCGTATCACATCAAAGAATCCTAAGTTCAAGAAAACCAAGCTTCACTACTCCAAATGGGACTGGGTTGGCCACAAGAAGGCCGAAAATGACGTAGCCGAGTTCGACGAATAA
- the LOC113500508 gene encoding V-type proton ATPase subunit F: MALHAAVKGKLISVIGDEDTCVGFLLGGIGEINKNRHPNFMVVDKNTPVSEIEECFKRFIKRDDIDIILINQNIAEMIRHVIDSHIAPVPAVLEIPSKDHPYDASKDSILRRAKGMFNPEDLVR; encoded by the exons ATGGCTTTACACGCGGCTGTTAAGGGAAAATTGATCAGCGTCATCGGAGATGAG GACACATGTGTTGGCTTCCTGTTGGGAGGGATTGGTgaaatcaacaaaaacagaCACCCAAACTTCATGGTAGTTGACAAGA ACACACCGGTCAGCGAAATTGAGGAGTGCTTCAAGCGGTTCATCAAGCGCGATGACATCGATATCATTCTGATCAACCAGAACATTGCTGAGATGATCCGACACGTGATCGACTCGCACATCGCGCCGGTGCCCGCCGTGCTCGAGATCCCCTCCAAGGATCACCCGTATGATGCTAGCAAGGACTCCATCCTGCGTCGTGCTAAG GGCATGTTCAACCCCGAAGACTTGGTACgctaa